The following are from one region of the Silene latifolia isolate original U9 population chromosome 9, ASM4854445v1, whole genome shotgun sequence genome:
- the LOC141600677 gene encoding uncharacterized protein LOC141600677, translated as MRARRCFKCQGYGHIANECPQKRALTLQELGEITPCFVVTNETEINSVQNDGDEEDDEVHTHIVEPSYDTDKEMFVVRNLHIQSTPIEMEQREQIFHARCKVHGMTCNLIIDSGSCTNAVATELVDSFKLETRNHHKPYMLHWLNENSGIKVKKQALLSFVMGPYEDEVWCDVLPMSACHILLGRPWQFDREVVHQGRDNIYIVSKGKNRFHLKPLSPNKVKKKNENLFMNAKEFVEALEQGEQAYVLMVRDVEEGIGVHDETVQMLLKDFGDVFPEELPLGLPPKRGIEHQIDLIPGATLPNKPAYRCNPEEAKELQRQVQELIDRGYVQESLSPCAVPALLVPKKDGTWRMCIDSRAVNNITIKYRFPMPRLNDMLDELNGARVFSKIDLRSGYHQMRIREGDEWKTAFKTKQGLYEWLVMPFGLCNAPSSFMRLMNEVLKPFLNKFVIVYLDDILIYIKNKEQHLEHLRKVFEKLREQKL; from the coding sequence ATGCGTGCTAGGAGATGCTTTAAGTGCCAAGGTTATGGACACATCGCTAACGAATGTCCCCAAAAGAGAGCGCTTACTCTTCAAGAGTTAGGTGAGATTACTCCATGTTTCGTGGTGACAAATGAGACGGAGATCAATTCTGTCCAGAACGATggagatgaagaagatgatgaggttcACACTCATATTGTCGAACCATCATATGACACTGATAAGGAGATGTTCGTGGTGAGAAACTTGCATATTCAATCCACACCGATTGAAATGGAGCAACGTGAGCAGATTTTCCATGCTCGTTGTAAGGTGCATGGTATGACTTGCAATTTGATTATTGATAGTGGGTCTTGCACAAATGCGGTTGCTACTGAATTGGTGGATTCCTTTAAGCTTGAGACTCGTAATCACCATAAACCATATATGCTGCATTGGTTGAATGAAAACAGTGGGATTAAAGTCAAGAAACAagctttactttcatttgttaTGGGTCCCTATGAAGATGAAGTATGGTGTGACGTGTTACCCATGAGTGCGTGTCATATTCTATTAGGACGACCATGGCAGTTTGATAGAGAAGTTGTTCATCAAGGAAGGGATAACATTTACATTGTTAGTAAGGGTAAAAACAGATTCCACTTGAAACCCTTGTCACCTAACAAAGTAAAGAAGAAAAATGAGAATTTGTTTATGAATGCTAAAGAATTTGTTGAAGCATTAGAACAAGGGGAACAAGCTTATGTTCTTATGGTTCGAGATGTGGAAGAAGGAATTGGAGTTCATGACGAGACTGTCCAAATGTTGTTGAAAGATTTTGGTGATGTGTTCCCGGAAGAGTTGCCACTTGGATTACCTCCTAAGCGTGGCATAGAGCACCAAATTGATCTTATTCCAGGAGCTACACTTCCAAACAAACCAGCCTATCGATGCAATCCAGAAGAGGCTAAAGAGTTGCAAAgacaagtgcaagagttgattgaTCGAGGCTATGTGCAAGAGAGTCTTAGTCCTTGTGCCGTACCTGCTCTTTTGGTACCCAAGAAGGATGGGacatggcgtatgtgtattgatagCCGAGCGGTGAACAATATTACAATCAAGTATCGCTTTCCTATGCCGAGGCTAAATGATATGCTTGATGAGTTGAATGGAGCTCGTGTGTTCTCGAAAATTGATCTTCGAAGTGGTTATCATCAAATGAGGATTCGAGAAGGTGACGAATGGAAAACAGCCTTCAAAACAAAGCAAgggttgtatgagtggcttgttatgccatttgggttatgcAATGCTCCTAGTTCTTTCATGAGGTTGATGAATGAGGTCCTAAAGCCATTTCTTAATAAGTTTGTTATTGTTTATCTTGATGACATTCTTATTTACATCAAAAATAAGGAGCAACACTTGGAACATTTGAGAAAGGTGTTTGAGAAGTTAAGAGAACAGAAACTTTAG